In the genome of Pongo pygmaeus isolate AG05252 chromosome 9, NHGRI_mPonPyg2-v2.0_pri, whole genome shotgun sequence, one region contains:
- the LOC129008825 gene encoding cytochrome c oxidase subunit 8A, mitochondrial: MSVLTPLLLRGLTGSARRLPVPRAKIHSLPPEEKLGIMELAVGLTSCFVTFLLPAGWILSHLETYRRPE; this comes from the exons ATGTCCGTCCTGACGCCGCTGCTGCTGCGGGGCTTGACAGGCTCGGCCCGGCGGCTCCCAGTGCCGCGCGCCAAGATCCATTCGTTGCCGCCGGAGGAGAAGCTTGGGATCATG GAATTGGCCGTTGGGCTTACCTCCTGCTTCGTGACCTTCCTCCTGCCAGCGGGCTGGATCCTGTCACACCTGGAGACCTACAGGAGGCCGGAGTGA